The genomic segment ATTATATACAATACGGTACAGCCAGGTATAGAGCGATGAATCCTCCCGGAACGACTTCAGGTTAAAGTAAGCTTTTACGAACGCTTCCTGGGTAATATCCATAGCATCGTCTTCATCGTTCAGCATAAGTTTCGCTATTTGTAAAAGCCGCCGCTGATACCGATTCACGATCCCTGTAAATGCGCTCTCGTTGCCCTTTTTAAAACGCTTGACTAATTCCCGATCATCAATTGCCTCAATATCCCGTTTTGATAAACCTTTTTCATCGGGCAAAGGGCTTATGGCCTTCATATTCTTGCGAAGTTTATTCACTCTTTATGCCCTATTGACGATTCGTTTGCCGGAATAGTTTAATGAAAAATCACCTTGAGGAGGAGAGCGAAGAGCGCATCGCCTTCAAGAAAACACACCGCAATCAGGAAAAGCCGACAACCGTCAAAATGCCGGTGTTTCCTTTTCCAGCACCCCCACGAACACTTTAACGATTCCAGGGTCAAACTGTTTCCCGGAATTTCTAATTACTTCAAACACAGACTCTTTCAGGGTCATTTGACGTTTGTACGAGTTCCCTGACCGCATTACAGTGAATGCTTCCGACAAATTGACGATCCTGGCGTTCAGGGGAATGGACTCCCCGGATCTTCCGAAAATATACCCGCTTCCGTCCCAAGCCTCGTGGTGGTAGAGAACACAGGGAATGATGGGCTTCCAGAGGGTGATAGGCTCGAGGAGCTTGGCTCCCTTCACCGGATGCTGACGGAGGATTTCCTTTTCACGGTCGGAGAGTTCCCGCTTATTGAAATAAACGGAAGGCATGTCCAGTTTTCCGATGTCATGCAGGAGCGCGCCGAAATGCAGTTCGTTTCGATCACTTTCGGAAACATTCATCGCCCGGGAGATTTTATGACAGAGTTCCGCCACTTTCCAAGCGTGTCCCACGGAATAAATATCTTTTTTTTCAATGGCCAGGACGATAAGATTCGTGGTCTGAACATAGAAGTTCTGCTGGTTCTCGATTTTTTTGGTCATCTCGATGACCGCGACGGCCCGTTCGGTAATTCCCCCCAGCAGGCGCAGATCCTCGGCGCCAAGAATCCGGTGGTCGCAGGTATTGATAACCTCCAATACTCCGGTAATTTCACCCTCAACCTTCATGGGAACGGCCACAATCTGCCTGGTGACAAATCCCGATTCCTTGTCCACTTTGCCGGTAAAGCGAGGGTCATTGGAAGTATCATTTACAATCTGCGGTTCACCGTGCGTCGCCACCCAGCCGGCGATTCCCTCGCTCATGGGAACGGATATGGTTTCAAGGCGGAGGCGTTTTTCTCCTGTGGCGACAACAAATTCCAGGACCTTTTCACGCCTGTTGGCGAGCATGATACTTGCCGCCTCGCAGTTCATGGATTCGGCCGCCAGTTCGGTCAGATTGTTCAGGCTTTCTTTCAGGTTGCTGGAAAGATTGAGGGAAGAGCTTATCTTGAGGAGGTCGCTGATTTCCTTTTTTTCCCGTTCGATTTCACGTATCAG from the Candidatus Latescibacter sp. genome contains:
- a CDS encoding HD domain-containing phosphohydrolase encodes the protein MAKGLSPGANKRILIFDLKRETLETVKNAFIEYGYIVDAVSPGGGFEIVKNEPPEIIIADMDFPGLSGLELLQKVKAEKLNIPVILVGENSDSMLDAFRSGAADYFMKPLDSIKLQSRVPAIISLRLSLPPGADIDAYNRLIREIEREKKEISDLLKISSSLNLSSNLKESLNNLTELAAESMNCEAASIMLANRREKVLEFVVATGEKRLRLETISVPMSEGIAGWVATHGEPQIVNDTSNDPRFTGKVDKESGFVTRQIVAVPMKVEGEITGVLEVINTCDHRILGAEDLRLLGGITERAVAVIEMTKKIENQQNFYVQTTNLIVLAIEKKDIYSVGHAWKVAELCHKISRAMNVSESDRNELHFGALLHDIGKLDMPSVYFNKRELSDREKEILRQHPVKGAKLLEPITLWKPIIPCVLYHHEAWDGSGYIFGRSGESIPLNARIVNLSEAFTVMRSGNSYKRQMTLKESVFEVIRNSGKQFDPGIVKVFVGVLEKETPAF